In a single window of the Balearica regulorum gibbericeps isolate bBalReg1 chromosome 7, bBalReg1.pri, whole genome shotgun sequence genome:
- the LOC104638185 gene encoding neuropeptide Y receptor type 4-2 → MNKTRAVNDGFPFLNNKNWSSNRSFPVHISNQCRNITDLTVFLATSYSLETVLGIVGNICLIAVIARQKEKANVTNILISNLIISDLFMCLVCLPFTVVYTMMDYWIFGEVMCKMTSFTQCTSVTVSILSLVLIALERHQLIINPTGWRPSISQAYLGIGVIWTLACLMSLPFLTTSILSNDLYEQLSHIMNFSTDKAICIDSWPSEQHRLIYTTTLLLLQYCIPLFFIILCYLRIYLRLQKRKDMFEKSEYSNRAVQLRRINILLASMVAAFAVCWLPLHVFNTIVDWNYKIISPCHHNLIFSLCHLVAMASTCVNPVIYGFLNSNFKKEVKSLILSCQHNSVTASMEEYDHLPLSTMQTEISKGSLMLNCRHNSI, encoded by the coding sequence ATGAACAAGACAAGGGCTGTTAATGatggttttcctttcctgaacaATAAAAACTGGAGCTCAAACCGAAGCTTCCCCGTGCACATTTCTAACCAGTGCAGGAACATCACTGACCTTACAGTCTTTCTGGCCACCTCTTACAGCTTGGAGACTGTCCTAGGCATCGTGGGAAACATCTGTCTGATTGCTGTCAttgccaggcagaaggaaaaggccAATGTCACCAACATCCTAATTTCCAACTTAATCATTTCAGACTTGTTTATGTGTCTTGTCTGTCTGCCTTTCACCGTTGTTTACACCATGATGGACTACTGGATATTTGGGGAAGTCATGTGCAAAATGACCTCTTTCACTCAGTGCACATCTGTGACAGTGTCAATTCTTTCCCTTGTCCTTATTGCTCTGGAAAGACACCAGCTCATCATAAACCCAACTGGCTGGAGGCCAAGCATCTCCCAAGCCTATCTAGGAATTGGAGTGATTTGGACTTTAGCATGTCTCATGTCCCTGCCATTTTTGACCACATCCATCTTGTCTAACGATTTGTATGAGCAGCTCTCACACATCATGAATTTTTCTACTGACAAGGCCATATGCATTGACTCATGGCCTTCTGAGCAACACAGACTTATCTACACTACCACTTTACTGCTCTTGCAATATTGCATCCCACTGTTCTTCATTATACTCTGCTACCTGCGTATCTACCTACGtctacagaagagaaaggacaTGTTTGAGAAAAGTGAATATAGCAACCGAGCAGTTCAGCTGAGaaggataaatattttattagcatCCATGgttgctgcttttgctgtttgctggCTACCACTGCATGTTTTCAACACCATTGTGGACTggaattacaaaattatttcacctTGCCACCACAATCTGATCTTCTCATTGTGCCACCTGGTAGCTATGGCTTCCACCTGTGTCAACCCTGTTATCTATGGTTTCCTAAATAGCAATTTCAAAAAAGAAGTGAAGTCACTGATTCTGAGCTGCCAGCATAATTCAGTAACTGCATCAATGGAAGAATACGATCATTTGCCTTTATCTACCATGCAGACTGAAATTTCCAAGGGCTCACTAATGTTGAACTGCAGACATAATTCTATCTAG